From Brassica oleracea var. oleracea cultivar TO1000 chromosome C3, BOL, whole genome shotgun sequence, a single genomic window includes:
- the LOC106332455 gene encoding probable UDP-arabinopyranose mutase 4 isoform X2, producing the protein MAGYNLEAIEAAPLKEDVDIVIPTIRSLDFLEQWRPFLKHYHLIIVQDGDPSINIRVPEGYDYELYNRNDINRILGPRANCISYKDGGCRCFGFMVSKKKYIYTIDDDCFVANDPSGKEINVIAQHIKNLETPSTPHYFNTLYDPFRDGTDFVRGYPFSLREGVTTAISHGLWLNIPDYDAPTQLVKPRERNIRYVDAVMTIPKGVLYPMCGMNLAFNRELIGPAMYFGLMGEGQPISRYDDMWAGWAAKVVCDHLGFGVKTGLPYVWHSKASNPFVNLKKEHKGLHWQEDMVPFFQNLRLSKESDTAAKCYMELSNMTKEKLTEVDPYFEKLADAMVAWIEAWEELNPPVDGKDVKAR; encoded by the exons ATGGCGGGCTACAACCTCGAAGCTATCGAAGCCGCACCGTTAAAGGAAGATGTCGATATTGTGATCCCAACGATCAGGAGCCTTGACTTTCTTGAACAATGGAGGCCATTTCTCAAGCATTACCATTTAATCATTGTCCAGGATGGAGACCCTTCGATCAATATCCGAGTTCCAGAGGGTTATGACTATGAGCTGTACAACCGTAACGATATTAACAGGATCCTTGGTCCTAGAGCTAATTGTATTTCCTACAAGGATGGTGGATGTCGTTGCTTCGGCTTCATGGTTTCCAAGAAGAAGTATATCTACACCATTGATGATGATTGCTTT GTGGCAAATGATCCAAGTGGGAAAGAAATCAATGTGATAGCTCAACACATAAAGAACCTTGAGACACCTTCAACACCACACTACTTCAACACTCTCTATGACCCTTTTAGAGATGGAACTGACTTTGTGAGAGGATACCCTTTCAGTTTGAGGGAAGGTGTCACAACCGCCATCTCTCATGGCCTTTGGCTCAACATCCCTGATTACGATGCCCCGACCCAGCTCGTGAAGCCTCGTGAACGAAACATCAG GTATGTTGATGCAGTGATGACAATCCCAAAAGGTGTATTGTACCCAATGTGTGGCATGAATCTTGCTTTCAATAGAGAGCTTATTGGACCTGCTATGTACTTCGGCCTTATGGGTGAAGGCCAGCCCATTTCCCGGTACGATGACATGTGGGCTGGTTGGGCAGCTAAAGTGGTGTGTGACCACTTGGGCTTTGGGGTCAAAACCGGTCTGCCGTATGTGTGGCATAGCAAAGCGAGTAACCCGTTCGTGAACCTAAAGAAAGAGCACAAGGGACTTCATTGGCAAGAAGATATGGTTCCTTTCTTCCAAAATCTTCGTCTCTCCAAAGAATCTGACACTGCCGCTAAATGCTATATGGAGTTGTCCAACATGACAAAGGAGAAGCTTACTGAAGTTGATCCTTACTTTGAGAAGTTGGCTGATGCAATGGTCGCTTGGATTGAGGCGTGGGAGGAGCTTAACCCGCCAGTTGATGGAAAAGATGTCAAGGCCAGGTGA
- the LOC106332455 gene encoding probable UDP-arabinopyranose mutase 4 isoform X1 has protein sequence MAGYNLEAIEAAPLKEDVDIVIPTIRSLDFLEQWRPFLKHYHLIIVQDGDPSINIRVPEGYDYELYNRNDINRILGPRANCISYKDGGCRCFGFMVSKKKYIYTIDDDCFVANDPSGKEINVIAQHIKNLETPSTPHYFNTLYDPFRDGTDFVRGYPFSLREGVTTAISHGLWLNIPDYDAPTQLVKPRERNISPCRYVDAVMTIPKGVLYPMCGMNLAFNRELIGPAMYFGLMGEGQPISRYDDMWAGWAAKVVCDHLGFGVKTGLPYVWHSKASNPFVNLKKEHKGLHWQEDMVPFFQNLRLSKESDTAAKCYMELSNMTKEKLTEVDPYFEKLADAMVAWIEAWEELNPPVDGKDVKAR, from the exons ATGGCGGGCTACAACCTCGAAGCTATCGAAGCCGCACCGTTAAAGGAAGATGTCGATATTGTGATCCCAACGATCAGGAGCCTTGACTTTCTTGAACAATGGAGGCCATTTCTCAAGCATTACCATTTAATCATTGTCCAGGATGGAGACCCTTCGATCAATATCCGAGTTCCAGAGGGTTATGACTATGAGCTGTACAACCGTAACGATATTAACAGGATCCTTGGTCCTAGAGCTAATTGTATTTCCTACAAGGATGGTGGATGTCGTTGCTTCGGCTTCATGGTTTCCAAGAAGAAGTATATCTACACCATTGATGATGATTGCTTT GTGGCAAATGATCCAAGTGGGAAAGAAATCAATGTGATAGCTCAACACATAAAGAACCTTGAGACACCTTCAACACCACACTACTTCAACACTCTCTATGACCCTTTTAGAGATGGAACTGACTTTGTGAGAGGATACCCTTTCAGTTTGAGGGAAGGTGTCACAACCGCCATCTCTCATGGCCTTTGGCTCAACATCCCTGATTACGATGCCCCGACCCAGCTCGTGAAGCCTCGTGAACGAAACATCAG TCCTTGCAGGTATGTTGATGCAGTGATGACAATCCCAAAAGGTGTATTGTACCCAATGTGTGGCATGAATCTTGCTTTCAATAGAGAGCTTATTGGACCTGCTATGTACTTCGGCCTTATGGGTGAAGGCCAGCCCATTTCCCGGTACGATGACATGTGGGCTGGTTGGGCAGCTAAAGTGGTGTGTGACCACTTGGGCTTTGGGGTCAAAACCGGTCTGCCGTATGTGTGGCATAGCAAAGCGAGTAACCCGTTCGTGAACCTAAAGAAAGAGCACAAGGGACTTCATTGGCAAGAAGATATGGTTCCTTTCTTCCAAAATCTTCGTCTCTCCAAAGAATCTGACACTGCCGCTAAATGCTATATGGAGTTGTCCAACATGACAAAGGAGAAGCTTACTGAAGTTGATCCTTACTTTGAGAAGTTGGCTGATGCAATGGTCGCTTGGATTGAGGCGTGGGAGGAGCTTAACCCGCCAGTTGATGGAAAAGATGTCAAGGCCAGGTGA